In Pararge aegeria chromosome 17, ilParAegt1.1, whole genome shotgun sequence, one genomic interval encodes:
- the LOC120630816 gene encoding hydroxyacyl-coenzyme A dehydrogenase, mitochondrial-like, with protein sequence MNQFRLLARNFSSSSALQSTVKNVTVIGGGLMGSGIAQVAAQAGQNVTLVDVSSDVLAKAQKSIGNNLNRVAKKVYKDKPQEGEKFVSEALARIKTATDPVSAAAAADLVVEAIVENIGVKHQLFKKLDEAAPAHTILASNTSSLSINDIASVVKRKDKFGGLHFFNPVPVMRLLEVVRGAETSDATYKTMMEWGKNVGKTCITCKDTPGFVVNRLLVPYIAEAVRLFERGDASARDIDIAMKLGAGYPMGPMELADYVGLDTTKFILDGWHKKYPQETLFNPIPMVDKLVSEGKLGVKSGEGFYKYEKK encoded by the exons atgaaCCAATTTAGACTTTTAGCGAGAAACTTTTCCAGTTCTTCAGCATTACAAAGCACTGTAAAAAATGTTACCGTTATCGGAGGAGGTTTAATGGGATCAGGAATTGCCcag GTAGCAGCTCAAGCTGGTCAAAACGTGACTCTAGTTGACGTCAGCTCAGATGTCTTAGCTAAAGCCCAGAAGTCCATCGGCAACAATCTGAACAGAGTCGCCAAGAAGGTGTACAAAGACAAGCCACAAGAGGGAGAGAAGTTTGTCTCCGAGGCCTTGGCGAGGATCAAGACTGCCACTGACCCTGTCAGCGCAGCGGCTGCTGCAGACCTGGTGGTGGAGGCAATTGTGGAGAATATTGGTGTCAAACATCAGCTCTTTAAGAAGCTTGATGAG GCGGCCCCAGCCCATACCATTTTAGCGTCTAACACCTCATCCCTTTCCATCAATGATATTGCATCTGTCGTGAAGAGAAAGGACAA gtTTGGTGGTCTCCATTTCTTCAATCCCGTACCAGTAATGCGTCTTCTAGAGGTGGTCCGAGGAGCCGAGACCTCTGATGCTACTTATAAAACAATGATGGAGTGGGGCAAGAATGTGGGCAAGACCTGCATCACCTGCAAGGACACCCCCGGCTTTGTGGTCAACAGGCTGCTTGTGCCGTACATTGCTGAAGCTGTTAGACTGTTTGAGAGAG gcgATGCGTCTGCCCGTGACATCGACATTGCAATGAAACTGGGAGCTGGATACCCAATGGGTCCCATGGAACTGGCTGACTATGTTGGCCTGGACACCACAAAGTTCATCCTTGATGGATGGCACAAGAAATACCCCCAGGAAACTCTATTCAACCCTATTCCAATGGTTGACAAGTTGGTATCCGAAGGAAAACTAGGGGTCAAGTCCGGTgaaggattttacaaatacgaGAAGAAATAA
- the LOC120631114 gene encoding transcription initiation factor TFIID subunit 9: MSEKDKGKASAQTKHVPKDAQVIMTIMKEVGIADYEPRVVNQLLEFTYRYVTSILDDARVFANHSKKKSIDLDDVRLAVQVQVDKSFTNPPPREVLLEVARVKNVTPLPLIKPHCGLRLPPDRYCLSACNYRFKPATKKIVPKPIQNTPTIKTITSKPPGSQNVVVKRPPGPIVNVTSKPVNVVPKPVLKFTSGSKVVAKPAVRVTAGPSAHPVKMEIDEVSLKRKRDDDDYDII, from the exons ATGTCCGAGAAGGACAAAGGGAAAGCAAGCGCGCAAACCAAACATGTACCAAAAGATGCCCAAGTTATTATGACAATCATGAAAGAAGTGGGTATCGCAGACTACGAGCCTAGAGTCGTCAACCAGCTTCTGGAATTCACGTATCGATACGTAACCTCAATTTTGGATGACGCTAGAGTCTTCGCTAatcactctaaaaaaaaatctatagattTGGACGATGTACGATTAGCAGTTCAAGTACAGGTAGACAAATCATTCACCAATCCACCGCCACGGGAAGTGCTACTAGAAGTGGCGAGAGTAAAAAACGTTACTCCTTTGCCTCTGATTAAACCACACTGTGGTCTAAGGCTACCACCAGATCG CTACTGTTTGTCTGCGTGCAACTATCGTTTCAAGCCTGCCACAAAGAAGATAGTGCCAAAACCAATACAGAATACACCTACAATAAAGACTATCACATCCAAACCACCAGGCAGTCAAAATGTGGTGGTGAAACGACCACCTGGTCCAATTGTCAATGTAACCTCTAAGCCAGTTAATGTTGTTCCAAAGCCAGTTCTCAAGTTTACTTCTGGTAGTAAG GTGGTCGCTAAACCAGCAGTAAGAGTGACAGCCGGTCCCTCAGCACACCCTGTCAAAATGGAAATCGATGAAGTGTCGCTGAAGAGAAAACGGGACgacgatgattatgatattatttag
- the LOC120630977 gene encoding stress-activated protein kinase JNK isoform X3, producing the protein MIQFYSVTLGDTVFTIPTRYTELVRRGEGAQGMVCAAYDTVTQQNVAIKKLSRPFQNVTHAKRAYREFKLMKLVNHKNIIGLLNAFTPQKSLEEFQDVYLVMELMDANLCQVIQMDLDHERMSYLLYQMLCGIKHLHLAGIIHRDLKPSNIVVKSDCTLKILDFGLARTAGTTFMMTPYVVTRYYRAPEVILGMGYTENVDIWSVGCIMGEMIRGGVLFPGTDHIDQWNKIIEQLGTPSAAFMARLQPTVRNYVENRPRYAGYSFERLFPDILFPSDSSEHNRLKASQARDLLSRMLVIDPERRISVDEALLHPYINVWYDEGEVNAPAPASYDHSVDEREHTVEQWKQLIYQEVVEYAAPPPAQHAPPPPDHAQPALTT; encoded by the exons ATGATTCAGTTTTACTCGGTCACACTCGGTGACACAGTGTTCACGATACCGACGCGGTACACTGAGCTAGTGCGTCGCGGAGAAGGCGCGCAGGGCATGGTGTG CGCGGCCTACGACACTGTGACGCAGCAGAACGTTGCAATCAAGAAGCTATCGCGGCCCTTCCAGAATGTGACGCATGCGAAACGTGCCTACCGCGAGTTCAAACTCATGAAGTTGGTCAACCATAAAAAT ATAATCGGTCTGCTAAACGCATTCACACCACAGAAGAGTCTAGAGGAATTCCAGGATGTTTATCTTGTAATGGAATTAATGGACGCGAACCTGTGCCAAGTGATTCAGATGGACCTGGACCACGAACGCATGAGCTACTTACTGTACCAGATGTTGTGCGGCATCAAACATCTCCATCTCGCTGGAATAATACACCGG GACCTAAAGCCGTCCAACATTGTCGTAAAAAGCGACTGCACGCTGAAGATCCTAGACTTCGGCCTGGCTCGCACGGCAGGGACTACCTTCATGATGACGCCATACGTCGTCACCAGATACTACAGGGCCCCAGAG GTGATTCTCGGAATGGGCTACACGGAGAACGTGGACATCTGGTCGGTGGGCTGCATCATGGGCGAGATGATCCGTGGCGGAGTGCTGTTCCCGGGCACCGACCACATCGACCAGTGGAACAAAATTATTG AGCAACTGGGCACGCCGTCGGCGGCGTTCATGGCGCGCCTGCAGCCCACGGTGCGCAACTACGTGGAGAACCGGCCGCGCTACGCCGGCTACAGCTTCGAGCGCCTGTTCCCCGACATCCTGTTCCCGTCCGACTCCAGCGAGCACAACCGGCTCAAGGCCTCGCAGGCGCGCGACCTGCTGTCGCGCATGCTGGTCATCGACCCTGAGCGCCGCATCTCCGTGGACGAGGCCCTGCTGCACCCCTACATCAACGTGTG GTACGACGAGGGCGAGGTGAACGCGCCGGCGCCCGCGTCCTACGACCACTCGGTGGACGAGCGCGAGCACACGGTGGAGCAGTGGAAGCAACTCATCTACCAGGAGGTGGTGGAGtacgccgcgccgccgcccgccCAGCACGCGCCCCCGCCGCCCGACCACGCGCAGCCCGCGCTCACCACATAG
- the LOC120630977 gene encoding stress-activated protein kinase JNK isoform X1, protein MPHAAPATAMSATPRHPHFFTVEVGDTRFTILKRYQNLKPIGSGAQGIVCAAYDTVTQQNVAIKKLSRPFQNVTHAKRAYREFKLMKLVNHKNIIGLLNAFTPQKSLEEFQDVYLVMELMDANLCQVIQMDLDHERMSYLLYQMLCGIKHLHLAGIIHRDLKPSNIVVKSDCTLKILDFGLARTAGTTFMMTPYVVTRYYRAPEVILGMGYTENVDIWSVGCIMGEMIRGGVLFPGTDHIDQWNKIIEQLGTPSAAFMARLQPTVRNYVENRPRYAGYSFERLFPDILFPSDSSEHNRLKASQARDLLSRMLVIDPERRISVDEALLHPYINVWYDEGEVNAPAPASYDHSVDEREHTVEQWKQLIYQEVVEYAAPPPAQHAPPPPDHAQPALTT, encoded by the exons ATGCCCCACGCGGCACCCGCTACCGCCATGTCGGCCACGCCGCGCCACCCCCACTTCTTTACAGTCGAGGTCGGCGACACGCGCTTCACCATTCTCAAGCGATACCAGAACCTTAAGCCCATCGGCTCCGGCGCTCAAGGAATCGTGTG CGCGGCCTACGACACTGTGACGCAGCAGAACGTTGCAATCAAGAAGCTATCGCGGCCCTTCCAGAATGTGACGCATGCGAAACGTGCCTACCGCGAGTTCAAACTCATGAAGTTGGTCAACCATAAAAAT ATAATCGGTCTGCTAAACGCATTCACACCACAGAAGAGTCTAGAGGAATTCCAGGATGTTTATCTTGTAATGGAATTAATGGACGCGAACCTGTGCCAAGTGATTCAGATGGACCTGGACCACGAACGCATGAGCTACTTACTGTACCAGATGTTGTGCGGCATCAAACATCTCCATCTCGCTGGAATAATACACCGG GACCTAAAGCCGTCCAACATTGTCGTAAAAAGCGACTGCACGCTGAAGATCCTAGACTTCGGCCTGGCTCGCACGGCAGGGACTACCTTCATGATGACGCCATACGTCGTCACCAGATACTACAGGGCCCCAGAG GTGATTCTCGGAATGGGCTACACGGAGAACGTGGACATCTGGTCGGTGGGCTGCATCATGGGCGAGATGATCCGTGGCGGAGTGCTGTTCCCGGGCACCGACCACATCGACCAGTGGAACAAAATTATTG AGCAACTGGGCACGCCGTCGGCGGCGTTCATGGCGCGCCTGCAGCCCACGGTGCGCAACTACGTGGAGAACCGGCCGCGCTACGCCGGCTACAGCTTCGAGCGCCTGTTCCCCGACATCCTGTTCCCGTCCGACTCCAGCGAGCACAACCGGCTCAAGGCCTCGCAGGCGCGCGACCTGCTGTCGCGCATGCTGGTCATCGACCCTGAGCGCCGCATCTCCGTGGACGAGGCCCTGCTGCACCCCTACATCAACGTGTG GTACGACGAGGGCGAGGTGAACGCGCCGGCGCCCGCGTCCTACGACCACTCGGTGGACGAGCGCGAGCACACGGTGGAGCAGTGGAAGCAACTCATCTACCAGGAGGTGGTGGAGtacgccgcgccgccgcccgccCAGCACGCGCCCCCGCCGCCCGACCACGCGCAGCCCGCGCTCACCACATAG
- the LOC120630977 gene encoding stress-activated protein kinase JNK isoform X2, which produces MPHAAPATAMSAPPRHHFYTVEVGNTRFIIPKRYQNLKSIGSGAQGIVCAAYDTVTQQNVAIKKLSRPFQNVTHAKRAYREFKLMKLVNHKNIIGLLNAFTPQKSLEEFQDVYLVMELMDANLCQVIQMDLDHERMSYLLYQMLCGIKHLHLAGIIHRDLKPSNIVVKSDCTLKILDFGLARTAGTTFMMTPYVVTRYYRAPEVILGMGYTENVDIWSVGCIMGEMIRGGVLFPGTDHIDQWNKIIEQLGTPSAAFMARLQPTVRNYVENRPRYAGYSFERLFPDILFPSDSSEHNRLKASQARDLLSRMLVIDPERRISVDEALLHPYINVWYDEGEVNAPAPASYDHSVDEREHTVEQWKQLIYQEVVEYAAPPPAQHAPPPPDHAQPALTT; this is translated from the exons ATGCCCCACGCGGCGCCAGCTACCGCCATGTCGGCCCCGCCGCGACACCACTTCTACACGGTCGAGGTCGGCAACACGCGCTTCATCATCCCCAAGCGCTACCAGAACCTCAAGTCCATCGGCTCCGGCGCGCAGGGAATAGTGTG CGCGGCCTACGACACTGTGACGCAGCAGAACGTTGCAATCAAGAAGCTATCGCGGCCCTTCCAGAATGTGACGCATGCGAAACGTGCCTACCGCGAGTTCAAACTCATGAAGTTGGTCAACCATAAAAAT ATAATCGGTCTGCTAAACGCATTCACACCACAGAAGAGTCTAGAGGAATTCCAGGATGTTTATCTTGTAATGGAATTAATGGACGCGAACCTGTGCCAAGTGATTCAGATGGACCTGGACCACGAACGCATGAGCTACTTACTGTACCAGATGTTGTGCGGCATCAAACATCTCCATCTCGCTGGAATAATACACCGG GACCTAAAGCCGTCCAACATTGTCGTAAAAAGCGACTGCACGCTGAAGATCCTAGACTTCGGCCTGGCTCGCACGGCAGGGACTACCTTCATGATGACGCCATACGTCGTCACCAGATACTACAGGGCCCCAGAG GTGATTCTCGGAATGGGCTACACGGAGAACGTGGACATCTGGTCGGTGGGCTGCATCATGGGCGAGATGATCCGTGGCGGAGTGCTGTTCCCGGGCACCGACCACATCGACCAGTGGAACAAAATTATTG AGCAACTGGGCACGCCGTCGGCGGCGTTCATGGCGCGCCTGCAGCCCACGGTGCGCAACTACGTGGAGAACCGGCCGCGCTACGCCGGCTACAGCTTCGAGCGCCTGTTCCCCGACATCCTGTTCCCGTCCGACTCCAGCGAGCACAACCGGCTCAAGGCCTCGCAGGCGCGCGACCTGCTGTCGCGCATGCTGGTCATCGACCCTGAGCGCCGCATCTCCGTGGACGAGGCCCTGCTGCACCCCTACATCAACGTGTG GTACGACGAGGGCGAGGTGAACGCGCCGGCGCCCGCGTCCTACGACCACTCGGTGGACGAGCGCGAGCACACGGTGGAGCAGTGGAAGCAACTCATCTACCAGGAGGTGGTGGAGtacgccgcgccgccgcccgccCAGCACGCGCCCCCGCCGCCCGACCACGCGCAGCCCGCGCTCACCACATAG